One region of Tachysurus vachellii isolate PV-2020 chromosome 11, HZAU_Pvac_v1, whole genome shotgun sequence genomic DNA includes:
- the sf3a1 gene encoding splicing factor 3A subunit 1 — MVQINQPEANKADEQKEETPATKPIVGIIYPPPEVRNIVDKTASFVARNGPEFEARIRQNEINNPKFNFLNPSDPYHAYYRHKVNEFKEGKGQEPSAAVPKVMQQQSLQQAQQHLPQKVQAQVIHETVVPKEPPPDFEFMADPPSISAFDLDVVKLTAQFVARNGRQFLAQLMQKEQRNYQFDFLRPQHSLFNYFTKLVEQYTKILIPPKGLLQKLKREADNQREVLDQVKYRVEWAKYQERERKKEEEEREKERVAYAQIDWHDFVVVETVDFQPNEQGNFPPPTTPEELGARILIQERYEKYGESEEVEMEVESEDEEDQRDARDNGHTAQPDQDTQLQDMDEGSDEDEDSMKAPLPPENPMPPPLPPTPDQVIIRKDYDPKASKMQAVVPPGDEFLISPITGERIPASKMQEHMRIGLLDPRWLEQRDRNLRERQIEEEVYAPGLDIESSLKQLAERRTDIFGVEETAIGKKIGEEEIQKPEEKVTWDGHSGSMARTQQAAQANITLQEQIEAIHKAKGLVQEDETKEKIGPSKPHENMPLPLPTSVQTMSKPSPPISTIPRPPTSLPPPVRTTLLSAVPVIPRPPVVRLAPSQVLAPMPPMVHAPRINVVPMPPAAPHIMAPRPPPMVVPAAFVPAPPVPQPPSSAPAPMPPAHPPAHHEDEPVSKKMKTEDNLIPEDEFLRRNKGPVAVKVQVPNMQDKTEWKLSGQVLNFTLPLTDQVSVIKVKIHEATGMPAGKQKLQFEGIFIKDSNSLAYYNMNNGSLIHLALKERGGRKK; from the exons ATGGTGCAGATTAATCAGCCGGAGGCTAACAAG GCCGATGAGCAGAAGGAGGAAACTCCGGCCACTAAACCCATCGTGGGGATCATTTACCCTCCTCCTGAAGTGCGCAACATCGTGGACAAGACCGCCAGCTTCGTAGCCAG GAACGGACCCGAGTTTGAAGCGAGGATTCGTCAGAACGAGATCAACAACCCCAAGTTTAATTTCCTGAACCCCAGCGACCCGTACCATGCCTACTACCGCCACAAGGTCAACGAGTTCAAGGAGGGCAAAGGTCAGGAGCCGTCGGCCGCCGTGCCGAAGGTCATGCAGCAGCAGTCCTTGCAGCAGGCGCAGCAGCATCTGCCTCAGAAG GTCCAGGCGCAGGTCATCCACGAGACGGTGGTTCCCAAAGAGCCTCCGCCCGACTTTGAGTTCATGGCCGACCCGCCCTCCATTTCAGCCTTCGACCTGGACGTGGTGAAGCTGACGGCGCAGTTTGTGGCCCGTAACGGACGCCAGTTCCTGGCTCAGCTCATGCAGAAGGAGCAGAGGAACTACCAGTTTGACTTCCTGCGTCCGCAGCACAGCCTCTTCAATTACTTCACTAAACTGGTGGAACAGTACACCAAG attCTGATCCCTCCAAAAGGACTCCTGCAGAAACTGAAGAGGGAGGCGGACAATCAGAGGGAGGTCCTCGATCAG gtgaAGTACCGAGTGGAGTGGGCCAAGTACCAAGAgcgagagaggaagaaagaggaggaggagagggagaaagagcgTGTGGCGTACGCACAGATCGACTGGCACGACTTTGTCGTCGTGGAGACGGTGGACTTCCAGCCAAATGAACAag GGAACTTCCCTCCTCCCACCACTCCAGAGGAACTTGGAGCTCGAATCCTGATCCAGGAGCGATACGAGAAGTACGGAGAGAGCGAGGAGGTGGAGATGGAGGTAGAGAGCGAGGACGAGGAAGACCAGCGAGATGCCAGGGACAACGGACACACGGCTCAGCCAGACCAGGACACACAGCTACAGGATATGGACGAG GGTTCGGATGAAGACGAGGACTCGATGAAGGCTCCACTTCCTCCTGAGAACCCCATGCCTCCTCCTCTGCCTCCTACTCCAGACCAGGTCATCATCCGCAAAGACTACGACCCCAAGG CCTCTAAGATGCAGGCTGTAGTGCCACCAGGTGACGAGTTCCTCATCTCTCCGATCACCGGTGAGAGAATCCCGGCCAGTAAGATGCAGGAGCACATGCGTATCGGGCTGCTGGACCCGCGCTGGCTGGAGCAGCGAGACCGCAACCTCCGAGAACGACAGATCGAAGAGGAGGTGTACGCTCCCGGCCTGGACATCGAGAGCAGCCTGAAGCAGCTGGCCGAGAGAAGAACCGATATCTTCGGTGTGGAAGAAACCGCCATTGGTAAGAAGATCGGAGAGGAAGAGATCCAGAAACCCGAGGAGAAG gtgacgtGGGACGGTCACTCAGGCAGCATGGCGCGTACGCAGCAGGCCGCTCAGGCAAACATCACACTGCAGGAGCAGATCGAAGCCATTCACAAGGCTAAAGGTCTGGTGCAGGAGGACGAGACCAAGGAGAAGATCGGACCGAGTAAACCCCATGAGAACATGCCGCTGCCGCTGCCCACCAGTGTGCAGACCATGTCCAAGCCCAGCCCACCCATCAGCACCATCCCCAGACCGCCCACTTCA CTCCCTCCCCCTGTGCGCACCACCCTGTTGTCTGCTGTGCCCGTCATCCCGAGGCCTCCTGTGGTGCGCTTGGCCCCCAGTCAGGTCCTGGCCCCGATGCCCCCCATGGTACACGCTCCTCGCATCAACGTGGTCCCGATGCCTCCGGCTGCACCCCACATCATGGCTCCTCGACCTCCTCCTATGGTGGTTCCTGCAG CGTTCGTACCTGCTCCTCCGGTGCCCCAGCCACCCAGCTCTGCCCCTGCCCCCATGCCCCCTGCCCACCCTCCTGCCCATCACGAGGACGAACCGGTGAGCAAGAAGATGAAGACGGAGGACAACCTGATACCAGAGGACGAGTTCCTGCGCAGAAAcaag ggTCCTGTCGCAGTCAAGGTTCAGGTTCCCAacatgcaggacaagacagaatgGAAGCTGAGTGGACAAGTGCTGAACTTCACACTGCCGCTTACAGACCAG GTGTCAGTCATAAAGGTTAAGATCCACGAGGCCACCGGGATGCCGGCCGGCAAACAGAAACTTCAGTTCGAG gGGATTTTTATCAAGGATTCGAACTCTCTGGCCTACTACAACATGAACAACGGGTCACTTATTCACCTGGCGCTgaaggagagaggagggaggaagaagtag